A genomic window from Salvia splendens isolate huo1 chromosome 11, SspV2, whole genome shotgun sequence includes:
- the LOC121753979 gene encoding putative clathrin assembly protein At2g01600 yields MGTLQSWRKAYGALKDQTKVGLAHVNSDFKDVDVAIVKATNHVECPPKERHLRKILVATSAIRPHADVAYCIHALARRLAKTHNWTVALKTLIVIHRTLREGDPTFKEELLNFHQRGRVLQLSNFKDDSSPIAWDCSAWVRTYALFLEERLECFRILKYDIEAERLPRPAQGEDKGYSKTRDLVSEELLDQLPSLQQLLYRLIGCRPEGAAVNNYVIQYALALVLKESFKIYCAINDGIINLVDKFFEMPRHEAIKALDIYKRAGQQANSLSDFYEICKGLELARNFQFPVLREPPQSFLVTMEEYIREAPTMVSVPNVALEYPERLMLTYKEEDVPSPSEETKIPHEEPAPEPTNEVSRSSPEASIPPSLPTKVDTDDLLGLNADTQDAAAIEESNALALALIPTGTTPFDSDASQSTSFDPSGWELALVTAPSTNLSSVQERQLGGGLDMLTLESLYDEGSYRASQQPVYGAPAPNPFEVSDPFAVYNNVAIPTVPPVAGMTQHQVNQFMPFQLPQQQPTHSMMTSQNPFGDTGFGAFPAASAPTHPQTTNPFGSTDFP; encoded by the exons ATGGGTACACTTCAGTCATGGAGAAAAGCCTATGGCGCTCTTAAAGACCAGACCAAAGTCGGTCTTGCCCATGTCAACTCCGACTTCAAG GATGTTGATGTGGCGATCGTGAAGGCTACGAATCATGTGGAGTGCCCTCCCAAGGAGAGACACCTAAGAA AAATTTTGGTTGCGACTTCAGCAATTCGACCTCATGCTGATGTTGCGTACTGCATACATGCACTTGCAAGAAGATTGGCAAAGACACATAACTGGACG GTTGCATTGAAAACACTAATTGTTATTCATAGAACACTGAGAGAAGGTGACCCAACATTCAAGGAAGAACTCTTGAATTTTCATCAGAGGGGCCGTGTCCTTCAATTGTCCAACTTTAAGGATGATTCTAGCCCCATTG CTTGGGATTGCTCTGCTTGGGTGCGAACATATGCCCTCTTCTTGGAAGAAAGATTAGAATGCTTTAGGATACTTAAGTACGACATTGAAGCCGAGCGCCTTCCTCGACCGGCACAAGGTGAAGATAAG GGCTACAGTAAAACCAGGGACTTGGTTAGTGAAGAACTTTTGGATCAGTTGCCTTCTTTGCAGCAGCTTCTGTACCGTCTTATTGGATGTCGG CCTGAGGGAGCAGCTGTGAACAATTATGTAATTCAGTATGCCCTGGCTCTG GTGCTCAAGGAAAGCTTTAAAATTTATTGTGCCATAAATGATGGAATAATCAACCTTGTTGACAAG ttttttgAGATGCCAAGACATGAAGCCATTAAAGCCCTTGATATTTACAAAAGAGCTGGCCAGCAG GCCAATAGTCTTTCCGATTTCTACGAAATCTGCAAAGGGCTTGAACTTGCTAGGAATTTCCAATTCCCTGTGCTGAGAGAG CCTCCACAGTCCTTTTTGGTGACCATGGAAGAGTATATACGTGAAGCGCCAACAATGGTTTCTGTTCCAAATGTGGCCTTG GAATACCCAGAAAGGTTGATGCTGACTTACAAGGAAGAGGATGTTCCTTCACCTTCTGAAGAGACAAAAATTCCACATGAGGAACCTGCACCTGAACCAACTAATGAAGTTTCTAGATCATCCCCTGAGGCATCAATTCCTCCATCTCTTCCAACTAAAGTGGACACTGATGATCTGCTG GGTTTGAATGCAGATACGCAAGATGCTGCTGCGATTGAGGAAAGCAATGCTTTGGCTCTAGCCTTAATTCCTACTG GCACTACACCTTTTGACTCTGATGCTTCTCAATCTACAAGTTTTGACCCTTCTGGGTGGGAACTTGCTCTGGTTACTGCTCCAAGCACCAACTTATCATCGGTTCAGGAGAGACAATTG GGTGGGGGACTGGATATGCTTACTCTCGAGAGTCTGTATGATGAAGGATCATATAGAGCATCCCAACAGCCAGTATATGGAGCACCTGCCCCCAATCCCTTCGAAGTCAGTGACCCGTTCGCTGTTTATAACAATGTTGCGATTCCAACAGTTCCTCCAGTGGCTGGCATGACACAACATCAAGTCAACCAGTTCATGCCATTTCAACTGCCGCAGCAGCAGCCCACCCATTCAATGATGACCTCACAGAATCCTTTCGGTGATACTGGGTTTGGAGCATTCCCTGCTGCGTCCGCGCCTACTCATCCCCAAACTACCAACCCTTTTGGTAGCACAGACTTCCCATAA
- the LOC121753807 gene encoding uncharacterized protein LOC121753807, producing MEEDKSFSEPISHFDDSNHGWQKVTAKRHRKNQNNKAAADSSNLPNGSAIAPDKNSVFKGLEKHAEDRRRKLEAQRAAAVYDDDVDNERSRNNRRRDGDDDDLSSDADVKSNAVEVKKKEKQKKAKKPKVTVAEAAAKIDADDLVAFLSSVSESYEGQQDIQLMRFADYFGRAFSAVSASQFPWLKLFRESPVAKIADVPVSYISEAVYKASVEWINQRSNEALGTFVVWSLDSILADLAAQQSGNKVSKKGVNAISSKSQVAIFLVLGMVLRRKPDVLINLLPTLRENLKYQGQDKLPVLIWMTVQASQIDISVGLYLWSHLILPILGGKSGSNPHTRDLVLQLVERIVAAPKARSILVNNAVRKGERLMPPVALDLLLRATFPAPHARVKATERFETVYPLLKDVALAGSPGSKAMKQVSLQIQSLIVKTSGEGVPALSEEASSIFIWCLRQNPDCFKQWEKIYDDNIEASVAALRKLGENWKEFSSKQSSLQVRDTLKSFMQKNEKAFNGGADAKRQTSFKDADKYCKIVSGKLSSGHGCVKAIFFTLAVLAVGAAVVFPNTDEWDFNKLLAEAQKSF from the exons ATGGAAGAAGACAAATCATTCTCCGAGCCAATCAGCCACTTCGACGACAGCAACCACGGCTGGCAGAAGGTCACCGCCAAGAGACACAGGAAAAATCAGAACAACAAAGCCGCCGCCGATTCCTCTAATCTGCCTAACGGATCCGCAATCGCGCCGGATAAAAACAGCGTTTTCAAGGGCTTGGAGAAGCACGCCGAGGACCGCCGCCGGAAATTGGAGGCGCAGCGCGCCGCCGCGGTTTATGACGACGACGTCGACAATGAGAGATCAAGGAATAATCGGCGACGGGATGGGGACGACGACGATCTCAGCAGCGATGCTGATGTTAAGAGCAATGCTGTGGaggtgaagaagaaggagaagcagAAGAAGGCTAAGAAGCCTAAAGTTACTGTGGCCGAGGCTGCAGCTAAGATCGATGCCGATGACCTCGTCGCCTTTCTTTCTAGCGTTTCG GAATCCTATGAAGGGCAGCAGGATATTCAGTTGATGAGGTTTGCTGATTACTTTGGGCGAGCATTTTCTGCCGTCAGTGCGTCGCAGTTCCCGTGGCTTAAGTTGTTCAGGGAGTCTCCCGTGGCGAAGATTGCCGAT GTCCCAGTTTCTTACATCTCTGAAGCTGTTTACAAGGCATCAGTTGAATGGATCAATCAACGTTCTAATGAGGCGCTAGGAACCTTTGTGGTCTGGTCATTAGATAGCATTCTGGCAGACTTGGCTGCTCAACAATCTGGGAATAAAGTTTCAAAGAAAGGAGTGAATGCAATATCTTCAAAGTCTCAG GTTGCTATATTTTTGGTTCTAGGAATGGTATTACGCCGGAAACCTGATGTACTGATTAATCTTTTGCCAACATTAAGAGAAAACTTGAAATATCAAGGACAAGATAAGCTGCCAGTTCTAATATGGATGACAGTGCAG GCAAGCCAAATAGATATATCTGTTGGATTGTATCTGTGGTCACATCTGATTTTGCCAATACTTGGAGGCAAATCTGGATCTAATCCACATACTAGGGACTTGGTTTTGCAGTTAGTAGAAAG AATTGTAGCTGCACCTAAAGCTCGTAGCATATTAGTAAACAATGCTGTTAGAAAGGGTGAGCGCCTGATGCCACCTGTTGCTCTTGACCTGTTGTTACGTGCAACATTTCCTGCACCTCATGCCCGAGTTAAG GCTACTGAACGATTTGAGACAGTCTACCCACTTTTAAAAGATGTTGCTCTTGCTGGTTCACCTGGAAGCAAAGCAATGAAGCAGGTGTCACTCCAGATACAATCTTTAATTGTGAAAACATCTGGAGAAG GAGTCCCTGCACTATCCGAGGAAGCAAGTAGCATCTTTATATGGTGTTTGAGGCAGAATCCTGATTGTTTCAAGCAGTGG GAGAAGATTTATGATGATAATATAGAGGCTAGTGTTGCTGCCTTGAGGAAACTTGGTGAGAATTGGAAGGAGTTTTCTTCAAAACAGTCTTCTCTTCAAGTCAGGGATACGTTGAAGAGTTTCATGCAAAAG AATGAGAAAGCCTTTAATGGCGGAGCTGATGCTAAACGCCAAACTTCATTCAAAGATGCTGATAAATACTGTAAGATAGTATCTGGAAAGCTCTCCAGTGGGCATGGCTGCGTGAAAGCTATTTTCTTTACTCTTGCGGTGCTGGCTGTGGGTGCTGCCGTTGTGTTCCCAAACACTGATGAATGGGACTTCAACAAATTGCTTGCTGAAGCCCAGAAATCATTCTGA